GGCCCGATGCGCTGCTTCCGACCATGGGCGGCCAGACCGCGCTCAACGCGGCCGTGTCCCTTGCCGAGTCAGGCGTACTCGAAAAATACAACGTCGAGCTGATCGGCGCAAAGCTGCCCGCCATCAAGAAGGCGGAGGACCGCGAGCTTTTCAAAAAGGCCATGGAACATATCGGTCTCGAGGTGCCGAAAAGCGGCTTTGCCACGAGCAGGGAGCAGGCCTATGAGATCCTTGATAAAGTCGGCTTTCCCGCGATCCTGCGGCCGGCGTTCACCCTCGGCGGCACCGGAGGCGGTATCGCGTACAACCGAGAGGAATTCACCGACCTGATCACGAGGGGCCTTGAGGCGAGCCCGGTGCACCAGGTGCTGGTTGAGGAATCGGTCATGGGATGGAAGGAGTTTGAGCTCGAAGTGATGCGCGACACTAAGGACAACGTGGTGATCGTCTGCTCCATCGAGAACCTGGACCCCATGGGAATCCACACCGGCGACAGCATCACCGTGGCGCCCGCGCAGACGCTGACGGACAAGGAATACCAGATCATGCGCGACGCGTCGCTTCGGATCATTCGTGAGATCGGCGTGGACACCGGCGGTTCGAACATCCAATTCGGGGTCAATCCCGTGGACGGCAGAATGGTCGTGATCGAGATGAACCCGCGCGTCTCACGGAGCTCAGCGCTCGCGTCAAAGGCCACGGGCTTCGCCATCGCCAAGATCGCGGCAAAGCTCGCCGTGGGTTACACCCTTGACGAGATCACGAACGACATCACCAAGGCCACGCCGGCCTCATTCGAACCGACCATTGACTACGTGGTGGTAAAGTTTCCCCGCTTTGCCTTTGAGAAATTTCCCCAGGCCGATGCGACACTCACGACGCAAATGAAGTCAGTGGGAGAGGCCATGTCCATCGGCAGGACGTTCAAGGAGTCTTTCCAGAAAGCGCTCCGCTCGCTCGAGATCGACCGCTACGGACTCGAGTCCCGGCGCGACCGCGACGGAGCGGAAGAACACGGGATCGCCGATATCCGGCAAAAGATCAGCGTGCCGAACTGGGAGCGGATCTGGTACATCGCCGACGGTTTCCGCGCCGGGATGAGTATTGATGAGATTTTCAACCTTTCAAAGATCGATCCGTGGTTCCTGCATCAGATCAAACAGATCACCGACCGGGAGAAAGAGATCCGGGACCAGGGGGCAAGCCTATTGAGCGATACGTCTTCCTCGATCGATCATCCGCTCAGGCAGGCAAAAGAATACGGATTTTCCGACCGCAGGCTTGCCAAACTCCTTACCACCACCGAAAGCGCCGTGCGAAACAGGCGGATGGAGCTCGGCATTACCCCGGTGTTCAAGACCGTGGACACCTGCGCCGCTGAGTTCGAGGCGCATACGCCGTATCTGTATTCAACCTATGAGAAACCGTTCTATCAAGTGCGGAGTGCGGAGTGCGGAGTGCGGAGTGATGCGGCACCCTCAGAGCATCCGCATGCCGAATGTGAGGCGAATCCGACGAACCGGAAGAAGATCGTGATCCTCGGCGGAGGGCCGAACAGGATCGGCCAGGGCATCGAATTCGACTACTGCTGTGTGCACGCGGCCTTCGCGCTCAAGGAGGACGAGTTCGAGACCATCATGGTAAACTGCAATCCCGAGACCGTGAGCACGGACTACGATACCTCGGACCGGCTCTATTTTGAGCCCTTGACACTGGAAGATGTTTTACATATTATACATCGGGAGAAGCCCATGGGGGTGATCGTGCAGTTTGGGGGCCAGACGCCGCTCAAACTCGCGGTGCCGCTTGAGAAAGAGGGCGTGCGCATCCTCGGCACCTCTCCCGACAGCATTGACCGCGCTGAGGACCGCAAACGGTTCAAGGAGCTTCTCGATAAGCTCGGGCTCCTGCAGGCCGAGAGCGGCACGGCGATTTCCTGCGATGAGGCCGTGGATGCCGCGAACCGCATCGGGTATCCCGTCATGGTGCGGCCGTCCTACGTGCTGGGCGGCAGGGCCATGGAGATCGTCTACGACGAAGAGAGCGTCCGGAATTACATGTCCCGCGCCGTGAAGGCGTCCCCGGACCGTCCGGTGCTCGTTGACAAGTATCTGGAAGACGCCATCGAGATGGACGTGGACGCGATCTCTGATGGAACGACCGTGGTCGTTGCGGGCATCATGGAGCATATCGAGGAAGCCGGCGTACACTCCGGCGATTCCGCGTGTTCGCTCCCTCCGTTCTCGCTTCCGCCGGACATCATTCGTGAGATCGACCGGCAGGCACGAATGCTCGCGATCGAGCTCGGCGTGGTCGGTCTCATGAACATACAGTTCGCGGTGAAAGAGGGCAGGGTCTACGTTCTTGAAGTGAACCCGCGGGCATCGCGGACCGTTCCGTTCGTGAGCAAGGCCATCGGTGTTCCGCTCGCCAAGCTTGCGGCACGGGTGATGGCGGGCAAGACCCTTGTTGAACTTGGATTCACCACTGAAGTGAAGATCAAACACATCGCGGTCAAGGAAGCGGTCTTTCCCTTTGCCAAGTTCCCGGGCGTGGACACGCTGCTCGGCCCGGAGATGAAGTCCACCGGCGAGGTCATGGGCATTGACGAGGATTTCGGCATGTCCTTTGCCAAGTCCCAGATGGCGGCCGGCAATCCCCTGCCCGTGTCGGGTCGCGTATTCCTGAGCGTAAAGGACAAGGACAAACCCGGGCTGCTTGAGGTGGCTCAGGGATTACAGGATGCCGGCTTTTCCATCGTCGCAACGAGGGGCACCGCTGATTACCTGAGGAAGCGGGGGATCACGGTCGAGACCGTGAACAAGGTGACCGAGGGCAGGCCGCACATCGTCGACCAGATTACCGATATGAAGATCGACCTGGTGATCAACACCGTGTACGGCGCCGAAGCCCAGAAGGATTCCTATTCCATCAGGCGCACGACGCTCGTGAAAGGGGTCCCTTATTTCACCACGACCTCGGCTGCAAAGGCCGCGGTGCGCGGCATCTCGGCGATCAAAACAAGACCCTTGCAGGTGAAGTCCTTACAGGAGTATCATTCATCATGACGCAAAAGATCCCCATGACCAAAGATGGCTACGACAAGCTCAAGCAGGAGCTCGATCATATTATCAAGGTCGAGCGTCCCAAGAACATAAGGGACATCGAAGAAGCACGGGCTCACGGAGACATTTCAGAGAACGCCGAGTTCCACTCGGCCAAGGACCGGCAGGGCATGCTTGACGCCAAAAAGCGTGAGCTGCAGCATAAGCTCGCGAATGCCCAGATCATCGATGTCTCGAAGCTTTCGAACGAGAAGGTGGTGTTCGGCGCGACAGTCACCCTCGCGGACACTGATTCCGGCGACACCAAAAAGTACATGCTGGTGGGTCAGGAAGAGGCTGACTTAAAAAAGGGGAAGATATCGATCCAATCGCCCGTCGGCAAGGCGCTCATCGGGCACAAGGTCGGCGATGTGGTGTCGATCAAGACCCCGGTCAAGACCGTGGAGTACGAGATCCAGGAGATCGAGATAACCCTTGACTAAGCCGCACAAGGCAACGATACTGTTGCACAAACCCGCGGGCAGGGGATATTACCGTCTCGTGCTCAAGGCGCCCGAGGCGGCAGCCGCGGCCGTCCCCGGCCAGTTTGTGATGCTCAGAGTCACCGGGAACAGGGACCCCCTTCTCGCCCGTCCTTTCGGCATTTCTTCCATTCCTTCAAAATCATCCATAGAGATACTGTACCGCGTCGCGGGCAGGGGGACAGCGTTGCTCACCCGCGCGGAGGCCGGTCAAACGCTCTCCCTGCTCGGGCCGCTGGGAAAAGGGTTCCCGATGCCGGATAAAACGGTAACGCCGGTCCTGGTTACCGGAGGGAGCGGCTTTCCTCCGCTGCATTTTTTAGCCCTTCGCACCAATGCCCGGGCACAGGTAGTTATCGGAACACGGAACACAGAGAGCCTTCCGCCGGTCAGCGTTCTGAAGAGTTTCAGGGACCATTCGCTCAAAGTTTCCATTGCGACCGAGGACGGGAGTTCGGGACGAATGGGGAAATCCACGGACATCCTGAATGCCTTCCTGACGAAGAAGGGGAAGAAGACCCATTTTGCGCTGTACGCCTGCGGGCCCCATGCCATGCTGGCCGCGGTGAGCAGGATCGCCGCTGAACATTCGATCACCTGTTATGTCTCGACCGAGGAACGCATGGCCTGCGGATTTGGCGCGTGTATGGGCTGTTCGGTCCCGATGAAGGCTGGCGGTTACAAACGCGCCTGCAAAGAGGGTCCGGTGTTCGACTCGCGGGAGATCGAGTGGGGGGAGTAATGAGTTCAAAGTAAAAAGTGCCTAAAGTGAACTAAAGTGAGCTAAAGTGCCTAAAGTGAACTAAAGTTAAGAGTGCGGAATGCGGAATAAAAACAAATCCAAAATCAAAAATCCAAAATCCGAATTAAAGAGGCTCGACCTCTCCATCGACTTTGCCGGGATCAAGCTCAAGAACCCGGTGCTCACCGCGTCAGGCACCTTCGGATACGGCGAGGAGTATGCGGAGTTCGTTGACCTGAACAGGCTCGGCGGCGTGATCGTCAAGGGCGTATCGCTCAAACCGATCCGGGGCAACCCGCCGCCGCGGATCTGGGAAACGCCGTCGGGCATGTTGAACGCCATCGGGCTCGAGAACCCCGGTGTTGACGTGTTCATCAACCAGAAGCTCCCGTACCTCAGAAAGTTCGACACCGCGGTGATCGTGAACGTCTTCGGGTACAGTCTTGAAGAGTATGTCGGCGTCGTGGAGCGGCTTGACGACGTTTCCGGCGTGTCCGGCCTGGAAGTGAACATTTCATGCCCGAACGTGAAAGCGGGCGGGATCATGTTCGGCACGAACGCCAAGGCGGCCTTTGAGCTCCTTTCCGCGGTCCGGAAGGCCACGAGACTGCCGGTCATCGCAAAGCTTTCGCCGAACGTGACCGATATTACCGAGTTCGCCCGGATTGCCCGCGACGCGGGATGCGACGGCCTGTCGCTCATCAACACGCTCCTCGGCATGGCCATCGATGTGCGATCCCGGAAGCCGCGGCTCGCGAACTGCACCGGCGGCCTGTCCGGTCCGGCCATCCGGCCCGTGGCCGTGCGCATGGTGTGGCAAACGGCAAACGCGGTACCGCTCCCGATCATCGGCATGGGCGGCATCGTCACGGGAGAGGACGCGCTCGAATTCATTCTTGCCGGCGCCTCCGCGGTGGCCGTGGGAACAGCGAATTTCATTGATCCCCGGGCAACGCTCAACGTGATCGACGGTATCGAGACGTTCATGCGCGAACAGGGCGTGGATGATATCAAAAACCTTATCGGCGCGGTGAATGTCGGGTGAGGAGCGTATTCATGTACGCTATCACCTTTATTCTGAATGCATTAAAAAATTGCGAGGCTGTTGAAAGTTGTTGTGAGTGGTTCGACAAGCTCACCACGAACGGATAAAAGTCTAGAAAAGCATTGATTCCTCCGTTCGCCCTGAGCCTGTCGAAGGGCGATCCCTACGTACTCCCTATTGCATCAAACTTTGCATGGTGACCGTCTAATATGCAAGAATCACTTCTCGCGAACTTCCTCAATTACCTGGCCGTGGAAAAGGGGCTTGCACGGAATACGCTGGAGTCCTATGAGCGGGACCTTCGCAAGTACCTCTTTTTCATGAAGGCAAAAGAACCCGACACGATCACCCGGTCCGATGTGGTTTCGTTCATGGCCCATCTTTCCTCAGCGGGGCTATCCACCCCATCCGCCGCCAGGTGCCTTGCCGCGGTCAGAGGGTTCCACAAGTATCTCATGACCGATGAGCACGCACGCATCGATCCCACCGAGAACATCGAGACCCCGCGGGGATGGAAACGCCTGCCAAAGACCCTCTCCACAACCGATGTGGACGCGCTTCTCGGACAACCGGATCCCGCCACCCTTCTCGGGCTTCGCGACAAGGCCATGCTCGAATTGCTCTATGCCGCCGGCCTTCGCGTGAGCGAGCTGGTGGGGCTCAAGCTGCGCGATATCAATCTTGAACGGGGCTATCTGATCGTGATGGGAAAGGGATCGAAGGAGCGGGCCGTGCCCATGGGGGAGATCGCCATGGCCGCGATCTCCCAATATCTCGGGAGCGGGCGTGCCTCCCTGTTGAAAGGCGCGGATTCCGACCACCTGTTCATCAGTTCGAGGCGCCGGGGCATGTCCCGTCAGATGTTCTGGGAGCGGATCAAACACTATGCACTCAAGGCCGGTATCAGCAGGGCCATCTCACCGCATACGCTGCGCCACTCCTTTGCAACGCATATGCTTGATAACGGCGCCGATCTGCGGGCGGTGCAGGCCATGCTCGGCCATTCGGACATTTCAACGACACAGATCTATACGCACGTTTCCCGCGAGCGGCTCAGGAAGGTGCACGAAAAGTATCATCCCCGTGGATAGTTCGGAGTGCCGAGTTCGGAGTTCGGAGTAAACAAATGAACGGCAAGAAATATTCTCGCAGAGGCGCAGAGTTCGCAGAGAAAAGCTCAAAAAATGTACTGGTTTAAAACCAATACTTAAAGGTTTTGATTTAACTCTGCGTACTCTGCGTCCTCTGCGAGAGATGCCATTGGTTCCGGATTGTCCGGGTTAGGATTTTGAATTTCGGATTTCGTGCGTGTTTCATAATTAATTATGGAAATCATCACCAGTCATACGAACGCTGATTTCGACGCCCTGGCCTCCATGGTCGCGGCAAAGAAGCTCCATCCGGGCGCCCGGCTTGTGTTTCCGGGGTCGCAGGAGAAGAGCATGCGGGATTTTTTTCTCCAGTCGGCGTTGTACGCGCTCGAGGTGGACCGTCTTAAGAACATCGATGTGGACGGCATAACCGGGCTTATCATTGTTGATAACCGGAACCCTGAGCGGCTCGGCAAGCTCGCGGGCGCGCTGAAGCGCCCCGGTGTGACGGTGACCATTTACGATCACCATCCGTCGACGGCCGGAGATATCAGGGGAACAATAGAAGTCGTGGAAGAGATCGGGGCAACGACCACGATCATGGTGGAACTGCTGAGGCAAAAGGCGATCCCGATCACGCCGCTCGAGGCGACCATCTTCGCCCTTGGCATTTATGAAGAGACCGGCTCGCTCACGTTCGTGTCCACCACGGAGCGGGACGTGCTGGTTGTCGCTTATCTCCTTTCCCAGGGGGCGCAGCTTAACATTGTCTCGGATTTCATATCCCGCGAGCTGACCGTTGAACAGGTCGCGATTCTGAATAACCTGATCGAATCCGCCAAAAGCTACGACATTAACGGTGTGCAGGTGGTGATCGCAACGCTGGCGATACCGCATTATGTTCCGGACCTCGCGATCCTTGCGCATAAGATCAGGGACATGGAGGGCCTCGATGTGCTCTTTCTCGTGGTGCAGATGGGCGACAAGACGCACGTGATCGCCCGCAGCAGGGTACCCCAGGTGAATGTCGGCAAGGTGGCCGGGGAACTGGGAGGCGGCGGACACGCCACAGCGGCATCGGCGGTGGCCAGGGACCTGACCCACGTGCAGACCACGGAGCGCCTGATCGAGCTCCTCAAACAGCATATCAAGCCCGGACAGGTGGCGAGCGAGGTCATGTCCTCGCCGGTCAAGACCATCCCGTCCGGCAGTACGATCGCCGAGGCGGGCGAGGCCATGACACGGTTCAGCGTGAACGTGCTGCCGATCATGGGCGATGAAAAGTTCCTCGGCATCATCACCCGTGAGGTCGTGCAGAAGGCGCTTTTCCATAACCTGGGAAAAAAGAAGGTCAAGGAATTCATGACCACCGGCGGTCCGATCGCGTCTCCCGACATGCCCATGGGACTGCTGGAAAAGATCATGATCGAGGAGCACCAGCGCTTTCTCCCGGTCCTTGACAAGAACAGCACACTTGTGGGCGCGATCACCCGTACCGACCTCCTGCGCTCCCTCCACGAAGAGCGTCTGGCCGAGGTGACCGGGACCGAAGCGATCATGCTTCGTTCCACCAGGAATGTTCAGGGATTGATCGAGGAGCGTGTCCCTCCGGACGCGCGCGAAGCGCTCAGACTGGTCGGCGAAGTAGCCGACGAGGCCGGCTTCCCGGTCTACCTCGTGGGCGGCATTGTGCGCGATCTGTTCCTGCGGGTCACGAACCTGGATATCGATATCGTGGTCGAGGGCGACGGAATCGTTTTCGCGGGCATGCTCGTGAAGCGCGCGGGCGGACACATGAAAACCCATCTGAAGTTCGGCACCGCCGTCGTCGTGCTGCCGAACGGGCTGAAGCTCGACATTGCCACGGCCCGGCTCGAATATTACGAATCGCCCGCGGCCCTGCCGACCGTGGAGCTTTCTTCCATCAAAAAAGACCTCTACCGCCGTGACTTTACGATCAATACGCTCGCGGTACGGCTGAACCGGAAACGCGTGGGAGAGATCATCGATTTCTTCGGCGGACTTCGCGATATCAAGGAGAAGACACTCCGCGTGCTGCACAGTCTTTCGTTCGTGGAAGACCCCACGCGCGTGCTCCGGGCCATCCGGTTCGAACAGCGGTTCGATCTCACCCTCAGCAAACATACCGAGAACCTGATCAAGAGCGCCGTGAACATGAAGCTCTTTGACCGGCTGACCGGCAAGCGGCTGCATGCGGAACTCGTTCTGCTCTTCTCGGAGGCCGAACCGCTGAAGCTCCTCAAACGCATGAAGCACTTCGACCTGCTGAAGTTCCTCCATCCCGATCTAAAGGCCACGGCTGAAACGGACCGGCTCTTTACCGGGATCAGTGAAACGCTCACCTGGTTCAGACTTCTGTACCTGGACGTCACGGTAGAGACATGGCTTGTGTTCTTTCTGGGGCTGCTTGACCGGATGAAGGACAGGGCGGTGGACGAGACGCTCGAACGGATGTCGGTCCCGGTAAGGACCAGGGAACGGGTGCGGCATTCACGTCAACGGTACCGCGCGGTTCTCGCCGCGTTCTACAAAGAACCGAAAATAGCGCCCAGCCGCGTCTATGACCTGCTCGTAACGCTCGATACCGAGTCGCTTCTGTTGATGATGGCCAAGGCAAAGCAGGACAAGGCCAAGAAGTATATTTCTCTGTATCTTACCCGCCTCCGTAATATCAAGGTGGAACTGAGCGGAGACGATCTCAAGAAAATGGGAATCCCGCCCGGACCCCGGTACAAGAAGCTTCTTGCAGAGTTGCTGGACGCGAAGCTGGACGGTCTCGTGCATAACCGAGATGAGGAGATGGAGTTCGTGAGGAAGGGGAGCGGGGGGAAGTAAAAATATTATTCAGAAGCATTCAGAGTTCTCAGAACTACGAACCTTAGAACCTGGCGGTTCG
This DNA window, taken from Nitrospirota bacterium, encodes the following:
- the carB gene encoding carbamoyl-phosphate synthase large subunit, whose product is MPKRTDIKKILIIGAGPIVIGQACEFDYSGVQACKALKEEGYEIVLVNSNPATIMTDPDMAHRTYIEPITPEVLEKIIERERPDALLPTMGGQTALNAAVSLAESGVLEKYNVELIGAKLPAIKKAEDRELFKKAMEHIGLEVPKSGFATSREQAYEILDKVGFPAILRPAFTLGGTGGGIAYNREEFTDLITRGLEASPVHQVLVEESVMGWKEFELEVMRDTKDNVVIVCSIENLDPMGIHTGDSITVAPAQTLTDKEYQIMRDASLRIIREIGVDTGGSNIQFGVNPVDGRMVVIEMNPRVSRSSALASKATGFAIAKIAAKLAVGYTLDEITNDITKATPASFEPTIDYVVVKFPRFAFEKFPQADATLTTQMKSVGEAMSIGRTFKESFQKALRSLEIDRYGLESRRDRDGAEEHGIADIRQKISVPNWERIWYIADGFRAGMSIDEIFNLSKIDPWFLHQIKQITDREKEIRDQGASLLSDTSSSIDHPLRQAKEYGFSDRRLAKLLTTTESAVRNRRMELGITPVFKTVDTCAAEFEAHTPYLYSTYEKPFYQVRSAECGVRSDAAPSEHPHAECEANPTNRKKIVILGGGPNRIGQGIEFDYCCVHAAFALKEDEFETIMVNCNPETVSTDYDTSDRLYFEPLTLEDVLHIIHREKPMGVIVQFGGQTPLKLAVPLEKEGVRILGTSPDSIDRAEDRKRFKELLDKLGLLQAESGTAISCDEAVDAANRIGYPVMVRPSYVLGGRAMEIVYDEESVRNYMSRAVKASPDRPVLVDKYLEDAIEMDVDAISDGTTVVVAGIMEHIEEAGVHSGDSACSLPPFSLPPDIIREIDRQARMLAIELGVVGLMNIQFAVKEGRVYVLEVNPRASRTVPFVSKAIGVPLAKLAARVMAGKTLVELGFTTEVKIKHIAVKEAVFPFAKFPGVDTLLGPEMKSTGEVMGIDEDFGMSFAKSQMAAGNPLPVSGRVFLSVKDKDKPGLLEVAQGLQDAGFSIVATRGTADYLRKRGITVETVNKVTEGRPHIVDQITDMKIDLVINTVYGAEAQKDSYSIRRTTLVKGVPYFTTTSAAKAAVRGISAIKTRPLQVKSLQEYHSS
- the greA gene encoding transcription elongation factor GreA, translated to MTQKIPMTKDGYDKLKQELDHIIKVERPKNIRDIEEARAHGDISENAEFHSAKDRQGMLDAKKRELQHKLANAQIIDVSKLSNEKVVFGATVTLADTDSGDTKKYMLVGQEEADLKKGKISIQSPVGKALIGHKVGDVVSIKTPVKTVEYEIQEIEITLD
- a CDS encoding dihydroorotate dehydrogenase electron transfer subunit, producing the protein MTKPHKATILLHKPAGRGYYRLVLKAPEAAAAAVPGQFVMLRVTGNRDPLLARPFGISSIPSKSSIEILYRVAGRGTALLTRAEAGQTLSLLGPLGKGFPMPDKTVTPVLVTGGSGFPPLHFLALRTNARAQVVIGTRNTESLPPVSVLKSFRDHSLKVSIATEDGSSGRMGKSTDILNAFLTKKGKKTHFALYACGPHAMLAAVSRIAAEHSITCYVSTEERMACGFGACMGCSVPMKAGGYKRACKEGPVFDSREIEWGE
- a CDS encoding dihydroorotate dehydrogenase, encoding MRNKNKSKIKNPKSELKRLDLSIDFAGIKLKNPVLTASGTFGYGEEYAEFVDLNRLGGVIVKGVSLKPIRGNPPPRIWETPSGMLNAIGLENPGVDVFINQKLPYLRKFDTAVIVNVFGYSLEEYVGVVERLDDVSGVSGLEVNISCPNVKAGGIMFGTNAKAAFELLSAVRKATRLPVIAKLSPNVTDITEFARIARDAGCDGLSLINTLLGMAIDVRSRKPRLANCTGGLSGPAIRPVAVRMVWQTANAVPLPIIGMGGIVTGEDALEFILAGASAVAVGTANFIDPRATLNVIDGIETFMREQGVDDIKNLIGAVNVG
- the xerD gene encoding site-specific tyrosine recombinase XerD, whose protein sequence is MQESLLANFLNYLAVEKGLARNTLESYERDLRKYLFFMKAKEPDTITRSDVVSFMAHLSSAGLSTPSAARCLAAVRGFHKYLMTDEHARIDPTENIETPRGWKRLPKTLSTTDVDALLGQPDPATLLGLRDKAMLELLYAAGLRVSELVGLKLRDINLERGYLIVMGKGSKERAVPMGEIAMAAISQYLGSGRASLLKGADSDHLFISSRRRGMSRQMFWERIKHYALKAGISRAISPHTLRHSFATHMLDNGADLRAVQAMLGHSDISTTQIYTHVSRERLRKVHEKYHPRG
- a CDS encoding CBS domain-containing protein, coding for MEIITSHTNADFDALASMVAAKKLHPGARLVFPGSQEKSMRDFFLQSALYALEVDRLKNIDVDGITGLIIVDNRNPERLGKLAGALKRPGVTVTIYDHHPSTAGDIRGTIEVVEEIGATTTIMVELLRQKAIPITPLEATIFALGIYEETGSLTFVSTTERDVLVVAYLLSQGAQLNIVSDFISRELTVEQVAILNNLIESAKSYDINGVQVVIATLAIPHYVPDLAILAHKIRDMEGLDVLFLVVQMGDKTHVIARSRVPQVNVGKVAGELGGGGHATAASAVARDLTHVQTTERLIELLKQHIKPGQVASEVMSSPVKTIPSGSTIAEAGEAMTRFSVNVLPIMGDEKFLGIITREVVQKALFHNLGKKKVKEFMTTGGPIASPDMPMGLLEKIMIEEHQRFLPVLDKNSTLVGAITRTDLLRSLHEERLAEVTGTEAIMLRSTRNVQGLIEERVPPDAREALRLVGEVADEAGFPVYLVGGIVRDLFLRVTNLDIDIVVEGDGIVFAGMLVKRAGGHMKTHLKFGTAVVVLPNGLKLDIATARLEYYESPAALPTVELSSIKKDLYRRDFTINTLAVRLNRKRVGEIIDFFGGLRDIKEKTLRVLHSLSFVEDPTRVLRAIRFEQRFDLTLSKHTENLIKSAVNMKLFDRLTGKRLHAELVLLFSEAEPLKLLKRMKHFDLLKFLHPDLKATAETDRLFTGISETLTWFRLLYLDVTVETWLVFFLGLLDRMKDRAVDETLERMSVPVRTRERVRHSRQRYRAVLAAFYKEPKIAPSRVYDLLVTLDTESLLLMMAKAKQDKAKKYISLYLTRLRNIKVELSGDDLKKMGIPPGPRYKKLLAELLDAKLDGLVHNRDEEMEFVRKGSGGK